A genomic window from Salvia miltiorrhiza cultivar Shanhuang (shh) chromosome 5, IMPLAD_Smil_shh, whole genome shotgun sequence includes:
- the LOC130987023 gene encoding PAP-specific phosphatase HAL2-like isoform X2 has translation MLSKALGSHISIVAEEDTKSLSRPESSSLLGRVVDVVNECLADATRFGLQGPDNALSASQVLDAISRCSSLGGRAGQHWVLDPVDGTLGFVRGDQYAVALAMIDGGDVIIGVLGCPNYPMKDNGLKKYIQQNLILSNKPSGEVGCVMYTMKGSRKAWMQPLIHHDEMLEWPNSAKPIQVSSISNPALATFCEPVEKANSDHSFAAGIACNVGLRKKPLRVYSMVKYAAIARGEAEIYMRFARSAYKEKIWDHAAGVLLVQEAGGVVTDAGGQPLDFSKGIYLEGLDRGIIACSGHQLHEKLIGAVYASWESSNL, from the exons ATGCTCTCCAAAGCTCTGGGTAGCCACATTTCCATTGTTGCTGAAGAAGATACTAAAAGTTTATCCAGGCCTGAGTCATCATCTCTGTTGGGAAGGGTTGTCGATGTGGTAAATGAATGTTTGGCTGACGCAACTAGGTTTGGTCTTCAAGGTCCTGACAATGCACTTAGTGCTTCTCAAGTTCTAGATGCAATCAGTCGGTGTAGCTCCCTTGGAGGGCGTGCAGGCCAACATTGGGTCCTTGATCCAGTTGACGGGACACTAGGTTTTGTTCGTGGAGATCAGTATGCTGTTGCCCTTGCTATGATTGATGGTGGAGATGTCATAATTGGAGTGCTCGGCTGCCCTAATTACCCAATGAAGGACAATGGCCTAAAAAAGTACATTCAACAAAACCTTATCTTGTCAAATAAACCTTCTGGGGAAGTGGGATGTGTGATGTACACAATGAAAGGCAGCAGAAAAGCTTGGATGCAACCCTTAATTCATCATGATGAGATGCTCGAGTGGCCGAATTCTGCAAAACCTATTCAGGTTTCTTCCATTAGCAATCCTGCACTAGCAACATTCTGTGAGCCAGTGGAAAAAGCTAATTCGGATCATTCATTTGCTGCTGGAATCGCCTGCAATGTTGGGCTGAG AAAGAAGCCCTTGCGTGTTTACAGCATGGTTAAATATGCTGCCATAGCCAGAGGAGAAGCTGAAATTTACATGAGATTTGCAAGGTCAGCATATAAGGAGAAAATATGGGATCACGCAGCAGGTGTTCTCCTTGTGCAAGAGGCTGGTGGTGTGGTCACTGATGCAGGAGGGCAACCTCTCGATTTCTCCAAAGGAATATACCTAGAAGGGCTTGACAGAGGCATAATTGCTTGTTCGGGGCATCAGTTGCATGAGAAACTAATAGGAGCTGTTTATGCTAGCTGGGAATCATCTAACTTGTGA